In Sulfitobacter sp. OXR-159, one DNA window encodes the following:
- a CDS encoding VIT1/CCC1 transporter family protein, giving the protein MPKEGHFINRSNWLRAAVLGANDGIVSSASLLVGVSAAGMAQGNVLLTGLAGLTAGALSMAAGEYVSVSAQADVEKADLERERVALIEDPDYELSELAEGLENRGVESDLALEVAAQMTDHDALGAHAREELGMFGLAGQADPLQAAGASALAFALGGGLPLLAAVLAPAGARGLTIALVALLALVLLGAGGAQLGGAPKRPAIRRVVFWGGLAMAVTAGVGHLFGAIG; this is encoded by the coding sequence ATGCCCAAAGAAGGTCACTTCATCAACCGCAGCAATTGGCTGCGCGCTGCCGTTTTGGGGGCCAACGACGGTATCGTCTCTTCTGCCAGCCTGCTGGTGGGGGTGAGCGCGGCTGGCATGGCGCAGGGCAATGTCCTGCTGACCGGACTTGCGGGGCTCACCGCCGGGGCGCTTTCAATGGCGGCAGGGGAGTATGTCTCGGTCTCGGCACAGGCGGACGTTGAGAAGGCCGATTTGGAGCGCGAGCGCGTGGCCCTGATCGAAGACCCGGATTACGAGCTGAGCGAACTTGCCGAAGGGCTGGAGAACCGGGGCGTGGAAAGTGACCTCGCCTTGGAAGTCGCAGCACAGATGACCGACCATGACGCCTTGGGCGCCCACGCGCGCGAAGAGTTGGGCATGTTCGGCCTTGCCGGTCAGGCCGATCCGCTGCAGGCGGCGGGCGCCTCGGCGCTGGCCTTTGCCTTGGGCGGCGGGCTGCCCTTGTTGGCGGCTGTTCTGGCCCCTGCGGGGGCGCGTGGCCTGACGATCGCATTGGTTGCGTTGCTGGCGCTGGTGCTGCTTGGCGCGGGCGGGGCACAACTGGGCGGTGCGCCGAAGCGGCCCGCCATCAGGCGTGTCGTTTTCTGGGGCGGTTTGGCTATGGCCGTGACCGCGGGGGTCGGCCATCTTTTCGGAGCGATTGGCTGA
- a CDS encoding Bax inhibitor-1 family protein, translating to MADVNSIRSAAGSRVAAIDEGLRAHMNKVYGTMSIGMLITFAAAWAISGLSVTSDPSAAVAQLSQDKYLTQLGYALYASPLKWVVMFAPLAFVFGFSAMINKMSAATAQVVFYAFAAVMGISISSIFLVFTGYSIAQVFLITSIAFAGLSLWGYTTKKDISGWGSFLIMGVIGLVVASIVNIFLASSALMFAISAIGVLIFAGLTAYDTQKIKTEYLAHAHHGDTEWLGKAAIMGALSLYLDFINMFMMLLSLFGNRE from the coding sequence ATGGCTGACGTCAATTCAATTCGCTCTGCTGCCGGGTCGCGCGTCGCCGCGATCGACGAGGGTCTGCGCGCTCATATGAACAAGGTGTATGGCACCATGTCGATCGGCATGCTCATCACCTTCGCCGCGGCCTGGGCCATCTCTGGGCTATCGGTTACCTCCGACCCTTCCGCCGCCGTAGCGCAGCTTAGCCAAGATAAGTACCTGACGCAGTTGGGCTATGCGCTCTATGCCTCGCCGCTGAAATGGGTCGTAATGTTCGCGCCGCTCGCTTTTGTCTTTGGCTTTAGCGCGATGATCAACAAAATGTCGGCGGCCACGGCGCAGGTCGTGTTCTACGCCTTCGCCGCCGTCATGGGCATCTCGATCAGCTCGATCTTCCTTGTCTTTACCGGCTATTCCATCGCGCAGGTCTTTTTGATCACGTCGATCGCCTTCGCCGGTTTGTCGCTCTGGGGCTACACCACCAAGAAGGACATCTCCGGCTGGGGCAGCTTCTTGATCATGGGCGTGATCGGTCTGGTTGTCGCGTCGATCGTTAACATCTTCCTCGCCTCTTCGGCGCTGATGTTCGCGATTTCGGCCATCGGTGTTCTGATCTTCGCGGGTCTGACCGCCTATGACACCCAGAAGATCAAGACCGAGTATCTGGCCCACGCGCATCACGGCGACACTGAGTGGCTGGGCAAGGCCGCGATCATGGGCGCGCTGAGCCTCTATCTGGACTTCATCAACATGTTCATGATGTTGCTGTCGCTCTTCGGCAACCGCGAATAA